Proteins encoded together in one Gemmatimonadota bacterium DH-78 window:
- a CDS encoding YihY/virulence factor BrkB family protein, with the protein MSLRELGRLVLHTVQRFDAQGGMRHGAALAFYATLSLAPLVLLAVSVLSLLPLQGGLWDLILGRLTLLVGPNGTDLVRTVADAAPDRTGGVWGLAGSFVLLAFSGSVLFVNIQAILDEIWQVRQPDRGVVKGFLRNRFTALLMMGTTALILIGSILLGVVATWLGPRVSAALPVDAPIVTLAELLISLLLLTGLGAASYRILPAVEIEWRDVFLGAGLTAALFLVGRWAIGWYLVQAAPASRFGAAGTLLVFLMWVYYSAQIFLLGAEFTQVQAENRGAPLRPEPGAYRVERVTVTEGEAGPAEGGRRE; encoded by the coding sequence ATGTCCCTCCGCGAGCTCGGTCGACTGGTGCTCCACACCGTGCAGCGCTTCGACGCGCAGGGCGGCATGCGGCACGGGGCGGCGCTGGCGTTCTACGCCACTCTGTCGCTCGCCCCCCTCGTGCTGCTCGCCGTGTCGGTGCTCTCGCTCCTGCCCCTCCAGGGTGGCCTGTGGGACCTGATCCTGGGGCGGCTGACCCTGCTCGTGGGCCCCAACGGCACCGACCTCGTGCGCACCGTGGCCGACGCCGCCCCCGACCGCACCGGGGGCGTGTGGGGGCTGGCCGGCAGCTTCGTGCTGCTGGCCTTCAGCGGCTCGGTGCTGTTCGTGAACATCCAGGCGATCCTCGACGAGATCTGGCAGGTGCGGCAGCCCGACCGCGGCGTGGTCAAAGGCTTCCTCCGCAACCGCTTCACCGCGCTCCTCATGATGGGCACCACCGCCCTGATCCTGATCGGCTCGATCCTGCTCGGCGTCGTCGCCACCTGGCTCGGGCCGAGGGTGTCCGCCGCACTCCCCGTCGACGCCCCCATCGTGACCCTGGCCGAACTCCTGATCTCGCTCCTGCTCCTCACCGGGCTGGGTGCGGCGAGCTACCGAATTCTTCCTGCGGTCGAGATCGAGTGGCGCGACGTCTTTCTCGGAGCCGGACTCACCGCCGCCCTCTTCCTGGTCGGCCGATGGGCGATCGGCTGGTACCTGGTGCAGGCCGCGCCCGCCTCCCGCTTCGGTGCGGCCGGCACCCTCCTGGTCTTCCTGATGTGGGTCTACTACTCGGCTCAGATCTTCCTGCTGGGGGCGGAATTCACCCAGGTGCAGGCCGAAAACCGGGGAGCGCCGCTGCGGCCCGAGCCGGGCGCGTACCGGGTGGAGCGGGTGACGGTGACGGAGGGGGAGGCGGGGCCGGCGGAGGGTGGGCGGCGGGAGTAA
- a CDS encoding BamA/TamA family outer membrane protein — MPTEPATRASRAPGPATARGRRLVAGLFAALLTLAAPPQLRAQAPLFLIDADTRVSSVTLEFPESRTLDPKMIRQRVALRGPTFAERLQGALDVLPFVGSPSLQPFVPLELARDAARIERYYRDNGFLGPDTEYEVQLDTTSNRVRVTYRVHEGRPILVDTVVVVPGPETTPLDSTLNAEWARFLNSLRGEHGSRLGEVDRVRLRSRPLDWLRTRGYAFAQVRDTVQVDTATASARVEIRYDPGPRARVDSIVVEGREALEYNTVVREIPLKPGDWFNVGRMAEGQRQVFGLDLVRLALFDVAPDQPRDSTVTLRLRLQEGRRRAIGGETGYATERGAVAEARWEHRDFLGGARTFTVSGVANTGWLAATDEVDRRFGASVSLRQPWLLDHRLSGTLRPFVEYRDDTRDESRSFGADLSLLFERGSLDRASVTYTISTRQIIDAPTLAVRGDTPDTLLLSALPVDVGDVHTSRIGLDLVYGEVDDPVGPREGYIARLGTEIAGPEGLSNVQYGRIDGSLTGFWPVNSSIGLVARLSGGRLFPWGESVPGDSDDILVQLLRLRDAVFTAGGTGDVRGWGTGQLGPKVPDLRLVEQGDSVVASADRWLVLAGLARVTGSLEVRLPFPGLGPDHGTHLFLDAGRVWTSDDRFLDPALPRDPLDQERVFYGAGAGVEFGTLVGPLRIDVGYKLNPSPLDLRDPDAVAKALVAGEPIQSVPTSSLARWHLHIAVGRVY, encoded by the coding sequence ATGCCTACTGAGCCCGCCACTCGAGCCTCTCGCGCCCCCGGGCCCGCGACCGCGCGGGGCCGCCGTCTCGTCGCGGGGCTGTTCGCCGCACTCCTCACCCTCGCGGCGCCCCCGCAGCTTCGGGCGCAGGCACCGCTCTTCCTGATCGACGCGGACACGCGCGTCTCGTCGGTGACTCTGGAGTTTCCGGAGTCCCGCACCCTCGATCCGAAGATGATTCGGCAGCGGGTGGCGCTGCGCGGCCCCACCTTCGCGGAGCGCCTCCAGGGCGCCCTCGACGTGCTCCCCTTCGTCGGCAGCCCGAGTCTGCAGCCCTTCGTTCCCCTCGAACTGGCCCGCGACGCGGCCCGCATCGAACGCTACTACCGCGACAACGGATTCCTGGGCCCCGACACCGAGTACGAGGTGCAGCTCGACACCACCTCGAATCGCGTGCGGGTCACCTATCGGGTGCACGAGGGGCGCCCCATCCTCGTCGATACCGTGGTGGTGGTACCGGGGCCCGAGACGACGCCCCTCGACTCCACCCTGAACGCCGAGTGGGCGCGGTTCCTGAACTCCCTGCGCGGCGAGCACGGAAGCCGCCTCGGCGAGGTGGACCGCGTGCGGCTGCGGTCGCGTCCGCTCGACTGGCTGCGCACACGGGGATACGCCTTCGCGCAGGTGCGCGACACGGTGCAGGTCGACACCGCGACGGCCTCGGCGCGGGTGGAGATCCGGTACGATCCCGGCCCGCGCGCTCGCGTGGACTCCATCGTGGTGGAGGGCCGCGAAGCGCTCGAGTACAACACGGTGGTGCGCGAGATTCCGCTGAAGCCCGGCGACTGGTTCAACGTCGGCCGGATGGCCGAGGGCCAGCGGCAGGTGTTCGGACTCGATCTCGTGCGGCTGGCCCTCTTCGACGTGGCACCCGACCAGCCCCGCGACTCGACCGTCACCCTGCGGCTGCGACTGCAGGAGGGGCGGCGGCGCGCGATCGGCGGAGAGACCGGCTACGCGACCGAGCGGGGGGCCGTGGCCGAAGCGCGCTGGGAGCACCGCGACTTTCTGGGCGGCGCCCGCACCTTCACCGTGTCGGGCGTGGCCAACACCGGCTGGCTCGCCGCCACCGACGAGGTGGACCGCCGCTTCGGTGCCTCGGTATCGCTGCGGCAGCCCTGGCTCCTGGACCACCGGTTGTCGGGTACCCTGCGGCCCTTCGTGGAGTACCGCGACGACACCCGCGACGAGTCGCGCAGCTTCGGCGCCGACCTCTCGCTGCTCTTCGAACGGGGCTCGCTCGACCGCGCCTCGGTCACCTACACGATCTCCACCCGGCAGATCATCGACGCGCCCACCCTGGCGGTCCGTGGCGATACCCCCGACACCCTGCTGCTGTCGGCGCTGCCCGTGGATGTCGGCGACGTGCACACCAGCCGCATCGGCCTCGATCTGGTCTACGGCGAGGTGGACGATCCAGTGGGACCCCGAGAGGGCTACATCGCACGCCTCGGCACCGAGATCGCCGGGCCGGAGGGCCTCTCCAACGTGCAGTACGGGCGCATCGACGGCAGCCTCACGGGCTTCTGGCCGGTGAACTCGTCGATCGGCCTCGTGGCGCGGCTGTCGGGCGGTCGCCTCTTCCCCTGGGGCGAGAGCGTGCCCGGTGACAGCGACGACATTCTGGTGCAGCTGCTGCGCCTCCGCGACGCGGTCTTCACGGCCGGCGGCACCGGCGACGTGCGCGGATGGGGCACCGGACAGCTGGGGCCGAAGGTGCCCGACCTTCGACTCGTGGAGCAGGGGGACTCCGTGGTCGCCTCGGCCGACCGCTGGCTGGTGCTCGCGGGCCTCGCCCGGGTCACCGGATCCCTGGAGGTTCGGCTGCCCTTTCCCGGACTCGGACCCGACCACGGCACCCATCTCTTTCTCGACGCCGGCCGCGTCTGGACCTCCGACGACCGTTTCCTCGACCCCGCCCTGCCGCGAGATCCACTGGACCAGGAGCGCGTCTTCTACGGGGCGGGGGCCGGGGTGGAGTTCGGTACGCTGGTGGGTCCGCTGCGGATCGACGTGGGGTACAAGCTCAACCCCTCGCCCCTCGACCTGAGGGACCCCGATGCGGTCGCGAAGGCGCTCGTGGCCGGCGAGCCGATCCAGTCGGTACCCACCTCTTCGCTGGCCCGATGGCACCTTCACATCGCGGTGGGACGCGTCTACTGA
- a CDS encoding translocation/assembly module TamB domain-containing protein, protein MAPRPDPQSADPSAVDAPAADRPSQSDARSRTRRVVRGLGIALLGLVGLAAVGVGLLQFDAIGTGLVRQVASRVAPPGLRIEVDRVSGNWVRSLDLAGVRVAGDDGATAARIDTLALTWSLPALLQRRIALGRVEAAGVETHLVRDSAAVRLRGAAPTSPAAPTDSASSAPWTVSIDELAVRRLEGALRAEGDSLPTLQWVDGGVRARDVAVAGADGPALALDSAFVRLDTPTLPGAEVMGALTLRARGRLDSLGATLDTLAVTGAEGRLEGSGRVALPSPDRPPGPVDLALVADGFPLALLHGALGRRPDATARLDGSVRLAGTTRRPDATLDLTLRGGGRLHGTAGASVGEGPVRISADLAIEGLDPSRLLADTALAGRIEGGLTADLEGPSIRRLSGEAGLRLDGVALPGVPLRSASLTSVWNDGSASVDAAVEAEIGSVRVAGTARPLDSIPSYDLAGPVSVSIPRDSLPPITASGRLSVEGRGIAPATVDARARMELDRVAMGDAQLDVATLAARFTDGALDWQLDARDVAEGRIVAAGRAVPGSSATGTPTTIRVDSARVRRLDLAGLLGDSIESRLDGRVEGFVVVGDLEQAEGRFDLAVDRGRWGAIRVDTLAIEGALRGGRLAGEVTLRSSAGRADGTVTARPFAQPLSVEIDSLVFADVDAGALSAGADSLPRTRLAGRASGSWTGRAPETARASLLVTLDSSRVNGQAVTAGQGRVELAEGGVDAGFDLALADSGQVSVVARALPFAQPIEVVVERLGFTGVDPFALGLPAGATPPARVRLAGRASGVLRGLEPGTLEADLRMDLDESRVNGETVSGGHVEATARSGRVEADADLALASGRFTADARADLSIDTATWALEARLLSDAPGRLAGLDTLEGRLDATVAAEGRGTTPATLSGRFRAAADSAVIGALRLDTLRLTGALADGFAALDTLVLRSNVVDLRGGGRVALTDSARGPASDLSVQGELRSLTPLEPWVGIRPLGLGEGRFELSVAGAPDALRWTADGEASALLIGTTELLGLTIDGSGQLGSGLALRSLEGEVQLDRLTVAGVDVEVSRLAADWDGDEIVVEGDATVDDRRDVLFSIVADLREERPRADFDQFDVRVDDDRWSLVGSPSLSWGDGITFDSLALAAGDQSLLIDGHLDLSGTSDLQARVEGLRLGGLTDLLDLDRIDGTLTTDLTLEGSAADPHVRGEVDATLVRDGGAGRSRVVASLAYDTLLLDVDAAVEVEEGGRMEIVGFVPVDLALTPQAEGDTTRIATAAEGDVDLSIRADSFAVAWVEPFLDPAAVRSLFGHLEIDARVEGTQAAPTLSGRAGLRNGGLLLPALGVRYERARVEVALEGDRARIDTARVHTDDGTLTLTGGVNLPELSLGEFDITGRLDRFQAIHNDAFRVRLSGTTELVGTTLEPRLEGDLQLVETDVYLDDAVPSGASVRPVELSDEEIRELEEYLGFSVTRTERDPGALFDALALDVAVTASRDTWVRQRANPELEIQATGEVRVTKAPNDSLLFDGRMEAVPQRSWVEQFGRRFSIQQGIVELQGTAAETRIDVQAVYRVSSTSDGEPEATITLDVEGTLDDLSLTLGSEPSMENADIVSYLATGRPASSTLDFQGDGEGGGLRSIGSEFALGQVTGLVEGLAAEGVGLDVVEIRTDGLRGATLIAGRYVQPALYVGFKQPVGRDPDDPDADAGFDQTEVEIELQALRWLLLNMEASNSAVSFLFRFRHAY, encoded by the coding sequence GTGGCACCCCGCCCGGACCCGCAGTCCGCCGACCCCTCCGCGGTCGACGCCCCCGCCGCCGATCGCCCGTCGCAGTCCGATGCGCGTTCGCGCACGCGGCGCGTCGTGCGCGGACTCGGAATCGCGCTGCTCGGGTTGGTCGGTCTCGCGGCGGTCGGCGTCGGGCTCCTGCAGTTCGACGCGATCGGAACCGGCCTGGTGCGGCAGGTGGCGTCGCGGGTGGCCCCGCCCGGGCTTCGCATCGAGGTGGATCGCGTGTCCGGCAACTGGGTCCGTTCGCTCGATCTGGCCGGGGTGCGGGTCGCGGGAGACGACGGCGCGACGGCGGCTCGCATCGACACCCTGGCCCTGACCTGGTCGCTGCCCGCCCTGCTCCAGCGACGGATCGCCCTCGGACGGGTGGAGGCGGCCGGAGTGGAGACGCACCTCGTGCGCGACTCCGCCGCCGTGCGACTTCGGGGCGCGGCCCCCACTTCACCCGCGGCGCCGACGGATTCGGCGTCGTCCGCCCCGTGGACGGTGTCGATCGACGAGCTCGCCGTCCGCCGCCTCGAGGGAGCGCTGCGCGCCGAGGGGGACTCCCTGCCGACGCTGCAGTGGGTGGACGGGGGGGTACGGGCGCGCGACGTGGCGGTGGCCGGAGCCGACGGGCCCGCTCTCGCTCTGGATTCGGCCTTCGTCCGACTCGATACCCCGACCCTGCCCGGAGCGGAGGTGATGGGGGCGCTGACCCTCCGGGCGCGCGGTCGACTGGACTCGCTCGGCGCGACGCTCGACACCCTCGCCGTGACCGGCGCCGAAGGGCGGCTGGAGGGATCGGGACGGGTCGCCCTTCCCTCGCCGGACCGCCCGCCGGGCCCGGTCGATCTCGCACTCGTGGCGGACGGCTTTCCGCTCGCCCTCCTGCATGGCGCACTCGGCCGACGCCCCGACGCCACCGCTCGCCTCGACGGGTCCGTGCGGCTGGCCGGCACCACCCGACGGCCCGACGCCACCCTCGACCTCACCCTCCGGGGCGGGGGTCGCCTGCACGGCACCGCCGGAGCTTCCGTGGGCGAGGGCCCTGTCCGCATCTCCGCCGATCTCGCGATCGAGGGGCTCGACCCGTCGCGGCTGCTGGCCGACACGGCGCTGGCGGGGCGCATCGAGGGCGGGCTCACCGCCGACCTCGAAGGCCCCTCCATCCGGCGGCTGAGCGGAGAGGCCGGACTGCGGCTCGACGGGGTGGCGCTGCCCGGAGTGCCCCTGCGCTCGGCCTCACTGACGAGTGTGTGGAACGACGGTTCCGCTTCGGTCGACGCCGCCGTGGAGGCGGAGATCGGATCCGTGCGCGTGGCGGGCACGGCCCGGCCGCTCGACTCGATTCCGAGCTACGACCTCGCGGGTCCCGTATCGGTGTCGATTCCGCGCGACTCGCTCCCCCCGATCACCGCCTCGGGGCGCCTCTCGGTGGAGGGTCGTGGCATCGCACCCGCCACCGTCGACGCCCGCGCCCGGATGGAGCTGGACCGCGTCGCGATGGGTGACGCGCAACTCGATGTGGCCACCCTCGCGGCCCGCTTCACCGATGGCGCGCTCGACTGGCAGCTCGACGCGCGCGACGTCGCGGAGGGGCGGATCGTCGCTGCCGGCCGCGCAGTACCCGGATCCTCCGCCACCGGAACGCCGACCACGATCCGGGTCGACAGCGCCCGGGTGCGGCGTCTCGACCTGGCGGGGCTGCTGGGCGATTCGATCGAGAGTCGGCTCGATGGGCGCGTGGAGGGGTTCGTGGTGGTCGGCGACCTGGAGCAGGCGGAGGGACGCTTCGATCTCGCCGTGGACCGGGGCCGCTGGGGCGCGATCCGCGTGGACACCCTGGCGATCGAGGGCGCGCTGCGCGGCGGCCGGCTGGCCGGCGAGGTGACCCTGCGTTCCTCGGCCGGGCGCGCCGACGGGACGGTGACCGCCCGGCCCTTCGCCCAGCCGCTCTCCGTGGAGATCGACAGCCTCGTCTTCGCCGATGTGGACGCCGGTGCCCTGTCGGCGGGCGCCGACTCCCTTCCCCGCACCCGCCTCGCCGGTCGCGCCAGCGGCTCCTGGACGGGTCGCGCCCCGGAGACCGCGCGGGCCAGCCTGCTCGTCACCCTCGACAGCTCGCGGGTGAACGGGCAGGCCGTCACCGCCGGGCAGGGCCGGGTGGAGCTCGCCGAGGGTGGGGTGGACGCCGGGTTCGACCTCGCGCTGGCCGACTCCGGCCAGGTGTCGGTGGTCGCCCGGGCGCTCCCCTTCGCGCAGCCCATCGAGGTGGTGGTGGAGAGGCTCGGCTTCACCGGCGTGGACCCCTTCGCACTCGGGCTTCCGGCAGGGGCCACGCCCCCCGCCCGGGTGCGCCTCGCGGGGCGCGCGAGCGGGGTACTGCGCGGGCTGGAGCCCGGCACTCTGGAGGCCGACCTGCGGATGGATCTCGACGAGTCGCGAGTGAATGGCGAGACGGTGTCGGGTGGGCACGTCGAAGCCACCGCGCGCTCCGGCCGCGTCGAAGCCGACGCCGACCTCGCCCTGGCCTCGGGCCGCTTCACCGCCGACGCGCGCGCCGATCTGTCGATCGACACGGCCACCTGGGCACTCGAGGCTAGGCTCCTGAGCGACGCACCGGGTCGGCTCGCGGGTCTGGACACCCTCGAGGGCCGGCTCGACGCCACCGTCGCCGCGGAGGGCCGCGGCACGACCCCCGCCACACTCTCGGGGCGCTTCCGGGCGGCGGCCGACAGTGCGGTGATCGGCGCACTGCGCCTCGACACCCTGCGCCTGACCGGGGCGCTGGCCGACGGCTTCGCGGCGCTCGACACCCTGGTGCTGCGCTCGAACGTGGTCGATCTGCGGGGGGGAGGTCGGGTGGCGCTGACCGATTCGGCGCGGGGTCCCGCCTCCGACCTCTCCGTGCAGGGCGAGCTGCGATCCCTGACCCCGCTCGAGCCGTGGGTGGGCATCCGTCCGCTCGGTCTCGGCGAGGGCCGGTTCGAACTCTCCGTCGCGGGCGCCCCCGACGCGCTGCGCTGGACGGCCGACGGGGAGGCCTCGGCGCTGCTGATCGGCACCACCGAGCTGCTCGGTCTCACGATCGACGGCTCCGGGCAGTTGGGCTCGGGGCTCGCCCTTCGCTCACTCGAGGGCGAGGTGCAACTCGACCGCCTCACCGTGGCCGGGGTCGACGTGGAGGTGTCGCGACTCGCCGCCGACTGGGACGGCGACGAGATCGTGGTGGAGGGCGACGCCACGGTCGACGACCGCCGCGATGTGCTCTTCTCCATCGTGGCCGACCTGCGCGAGGAGCGGCCCCGGGCCGACTTCGACCAGTTCGACGTGCGGGTCGACGACGACCGCTGGAGCCTCGTGGGGTCGCCCTCGCTCTCATGGGGCGACGGCATCACCTTCGACAGTCTGGCCCTCGCCGCCGGCGACCAGTCGTTGCTGATCGACGGTCATCTCGACCTCTCCGGCACCAGCGATCTGCAGGCCCGGGTGGAGGGACTCCGGCTCGGCGGCCTCACCGACCTGCTCGACCTCGACCGCATCGACGGCACCCTCACCACCGATCTCACGCTCGAAGGCTCGGCGGCGGATCCGCACGTGCGGGGGGAGGTGGACGCCACGCTGGTCCGCGACGGCGGGGCGGGCCGCAGCCGGGTGGTGGCCTCCCTCGCCTACGACACTCTCCTGCTCGACGTCGACGCCGCCGTCGAGGTGGAGGAGGGGGGCCGGATGGAGATCGTCGGTTTCGTGCCGGTCGACCTCGCCCTCACCCCGCAGGCGGAAGGCGACACCACCCGCATCGCCACGGCCGCCGAGGGCGATGTGGATCTGAGCATTCGCGCCGACTCCTTCGCGGTGGCCTGGGTGGAGCCCTTCCTCGATCCCGCGGCGGTGCGGTCGCTTTTCGGTCACCTGGAGATCGATGCGCGGGTGGAGGGCACGCAGGCGGCCCCCACCCTCTCGGGCCGCGCCGGTCTGCGCAACGGCGGCCTGCTCCTGCCCGCCCTCGGGGTGCGCTACGAACGGGCCCGGGTCGAGGTGGCGCTCGAGGGCGACCGAGCCCGCATCGACACCGCGCGGGTGCACACCGACGACGGCACGCTCACCCTCACGGGAGGCGTGAACCTTCCCGAGCTGTCCCTGGGCGAGTTCGACATCACCGGCCGCCTCGACCGCTTCCAGGCCATCCACAACGACGCCTTCCGGGTGCGGCTGTCGGGCACGACCGAGCTCGTGGGCACCACGCTCGAGCCGCGGCTGGAAGGCGACCTCCAGCTGGTCGAAACCGATGTCTACCTCGACGACGCCGTCCCGTCGGGCGCATCGGTGAGACCCGTGGAGCTCAGCGACGAGGAAATCCGCGAGCTCGAGGAGTACCTCGGCTTCAGCGTCACCCGGACCGAGCGCGACCCCGGCGCGCTCTTCGACGCGCTCGCTCTCGACGTGGCCGTCACCGCGAGTCGCGACACCTGGGTCCGGCAGCGGGCCAACCCCGAGCTCGAGATCCAGGCCACCGGCGAGGTGCGGGTGACCAAGGCTCCCAACGACAGTCTGCTCTTCGACGGCCGCATGGAGGCGGTCCCGCAGCGCAGCTGGGTGGAGCAGTTCGGCCGCCGCTTCTCCATCCAGCAGGGCATCGTCGAGCTCCAGGGCACCGCGGCGGAAACCCGGATCGACGTCCAGGCCGTCTACCGCGTGTCGTCGACCAGCGACGGCGAGCCCGAGGCCACCATCACTCTCGACGTCGAGGGAACCCTCGACGACCTGAGCCTGACTCTGGGCTCCGAGCCGAGCATGGAGAACGCCGACATCGTGTCGTACCTGGCCACCGGCCGACCCGCCTCGTCCACCCTCGATTTCCAGGGCGACGGCGAGGGCGGCGGCCTGCGGTCCATCGGCTCCGAGTTCGCCCTTGGACAGGTGACCGGACTGGTGGAGGGCCTGGCTGCCGAGGGGGTCGGACTCGATGTGGTGGAGATCCGCACCGACGGCCTGCGCGGGGCCACGCTCATCGCCGGCCGCTACGTGCAGCCCGCGCTCTACGTGGGCTTCAAGCAGCCGGTGGGGCGCGACCCGGACGACCCCGATGCCGACGCGGGCTTCGATCAGACCGAAGTCGAGATCGAGCTGCAGGCGTTGCGCTGGCTGCTCCTCAACATGGAGGCGAGCAACTCCGCCGTGAGCTTCCTCTTCCGGTTCCGCCATGCCTACTGA
- a CDS encoding aminotransferase class V-fold PLP-dependent enzyme, with product MLDTTVLRHAADRAARHYEDLDHLPVAARASYPELLGRLDRPLPDRGVDPVRVIDELIDDTLDGFVGAGGPRFFGWVIGGSTPGAIAADWLMSAWDQNAAIYQCSPAAAVAEEVAGAWLKDVLGLPSDASFGLVTGCQMAHFTALAAARHSLYRDRGVDVERDGLFGAPRVRVITGDHRHESLIRAIRYLGFGAGSVQQVRLDDDGRMNMVALEEALAADPGAPTIVCLMAGDLNTGAADPFHAACDLAHARGAWVHVDGAFGLWMNASPARRSMLDGVERADSWATDGHKWLQLPYDNGFAFVRNAAMHHAALAMTAGYFIPPDGSGRDQVNWNPEWSRRARGVVAYAALRCLGREGVARLVDEACRLTERLVEGLGRLPGCEVMAPARMNQGLVRFVAPDGAHDAFTDRVTDAIREEGTAWFGASTWRGLRVMRISVCNHRTTDADVDRTLDAVERVLARVS from the coding sequence ATGCTCGATACCACCGTCCTTCGACACGCCGCGGATCGCGCGGCACGGCACTACGAAGACCTCGACCACCTTCCGGTGGCGGCGCGCGCGAGCTACCCGGAGCTGCTGGGGCGTCTCGATCGTCCGCTGCCCGATCGCGGCGTGGACCCGGTGCGGGTGATCGACGAACTGATCGACGACACCCTCGACGGCTTCGTGGGGGCGGGAGGGCCGCGGTTCTTCGGATGGGTGATCGGCGGGTCGACGCCGGGCGCCATCGCCGCCGACTGGCTCATGTCGGCCTGGGACCAGAATGCGGCCATCTACCAGTGCAGCCCCGCCGCGGCGGTGGCGGAGGAGGTGGCCGGTGCCTGGTTGAAGGATGTTCTGGGACTCCCGTCCGACGCGTCGTTCGGGCTGGTGACCGGGTGCCAGATGGCGCATTTCACCGCCCTCGCCGCGGCGCGGCACAGCCTCTATCGGGACCGGGGCGTGGACGTCGAACGCGACGGCCTCTTCGGCGCGCCGCGGGTGAGGGTCATCACGGGCGACCATCGGCACGAGTCGCTCATTCGCGCCATCCGCTACCTCGGCTTCGGGGCCGGTTCGGTGCAGCAGGTGCGGCTGGACGATGACGGGCGGATGAACATGGTCGCGCTGGAGGAGGCGCTCGCCGCCGATCCGGGCGCGCCCACGATCGTGTGCCTGATGGCGGGCGACCTCAATACCGGAGCGGCCGACCCCTTCCACGCGGCCTGCGATCTCGCGCATGCCCGCGGTGCCTGGGTCCACGTCGACGGCGCCTTCGGGCTGTGGATGAACGCCAGCCCCGCGAGGCGATCCATGCTGGACGGCGTCGAGCGGGCCGACTCGTGGGCCACGGACGGCCACAAGTGGCTCCAACTGCCGTACGACAACGGCTTCGCCTTCGTCCGGAACGCCGCGATGCACCACGCCGCGCTCGCGATGACCGCAGGCTACTTCATCCCCCCCGACGGCAGCGGACGCGACCAGGTGAACTGGAATCCCGAGTGGTCGCGTCGGGCGCGGGGGGTGGTGGCCTACGCCGCTCTGCGCTGTCTGGGCCGCGAGGGGGTCGCACGACTCGTGGACGAGGCATGCCGGCTCACCGAGCGGCTGGTCGAAGGGCTGGGACGGCTGCCGGGGTGCGAGGTGATGGCGCCCGCGCGGATGAATCAGGGGCTGGTGCGCTTCGTGGCGCCGGACGGCGCCCACGATGCCTTCACCGACCGGGTGACCGATGCGATCCGGGAGGAGGGCACCGCCTGGTTCGGCGCCTCCACCTGGCGCGGCCTGCGGGTGATGCGGATCTCGGTGTGCAATCACCGCACGACCGACGCCGACGTCGACCGCACCCTCGACGCGGTCGAGCGCGTTCTGGCGCGGGTCTCCTGA